ttttatgttacaaAAGGTAAGTTGCAGGTAGGTAGTTTCTGATGTTAACCGAATAATAAAgtatgaaaatattgtaataacCGGGAATGCACCAAGAATTATACCTTCCTCGAAAAGATATaagttagataaaactttttcaaaatgttataatttaaataaattgcatcTATTGAATAACTATGGAATTCGTAAAATATACTCTTTACAATAAACGTAAAAATAAGGTCTAAAAAAACTACGCGAAAACGTGTCTTAAGATCATAAAGAACAATCCTTGGAAAAAATTCCACcattataataatattcaaaaatattggctttaactgAAAACACCAGAGGTGTCGCTTTAAGAGGTATTTTTCatcaagtttaattttaagaatttgcatattttttgcaCACTGTCTAATGCTAGCTTAAGCCTCTTTATCCATACCTGGCTTAAGACCTGGTGGATAAGAGACAGAGATAATCTCAATTTATGTATTTCTATCTTGAAAAGGTGTTCAATAACTAAGCTGATCGTTTGCTcagagtattttattttatagtttttatttgttcattattACGCCATTAACACCTGCGCAATGGTGGACCCAATTTGTTAAACCTTTTACTTCTACGAATAAACAATAAAGAATAACTAATCAAAActgaaccaaaataaaaaaaaagtgaaaacatttTCCGCCCCATGTCGCAACAGTCGTTGTCGTTTAGTTCATTTGCATTCCGTTTGGGCGTTCGTCAGTCTAATTTATTGTTTCAGaaccaaaaataagtaaaaacaaaagaacattcTTGTGGTAGGTAAACAACTATAAAATCCAAAATTAATTCCTTCGACGACGACGGTCTCCCTACTGTACTCTTGCACTTGAAATAAGGTCGACTTTCGGTGTTGATTTTGAGTCCCACCTCACGAAATATAAGTCACCGCAATGGACAAATGCTTTTTGGTACTTGGCCTCATTAAATGACCTCGATGGTAATGGTTTTATTTGACTTGATTAAGTACTACAAGTCtgttgttttttgtacaaaGCTGTAGGCGATATGTgataaagaaaacataaaagttttaatgattattaaatcaataatatttataCGATACTTACTGTCTATCAAAGATTATTGTTTCTAATAATGGCTATGTTTCTATTATTAGAAAGGCCAAGTTcaaccaaaaataattgtttcgaaaattatatttaaaaaaaatctgtttgcaaaaatattgtacTGATTTGTGTCAAACTTCAGACAAACAACACTCAAGGACTAAAAATCGTATTAAGGAACCATATGGACACAgattaacttttattaaaagcttcgttattcatttatatttacttCGGTTGTTAGAATCAGTAAAACCCGagtgaaaaaagtcaaaacaagatatgatagaaaaatatataatacaaattttgtcagACATCGGAAAAATCTGTTGAAAAGTTATAAAATCATTTGACTcccatttgttatttttatttagtaccCATGCTTTTGTCAACAAATTTTGCATTATAGGGATTTGAGCATTTGtaataagcaaaacaaattaagttattaaataaattggtttgaaatgaaaaacattgttcCCTAAAATTGTTGCAAATCGAAACACGAcaagatttcaaaaacacttgTAGTTTTTGTACCTTGAAAGCCGTATCTTtccatttaaatggaaaataattatAGCCTTTCCCAAAGACATCATCATACATGAGATAatcttttataatttcatttagcttgttaaataaaacactccagtaaaacaaataatcggtgttgaaatttaaatgtttattgttaGTGATTTTTACTACCGATAAAAGGATTAGATGGAATCTTCTTTACACAagttaaaactatttatttttcttctattatAAAAGCTTATTGTATTGCCAACAAACCCAtagtttgtttataatttgcaacaataatgcaaacatttaaaatccTCATTTTACTTTTAGGGATTTTTGGTAGTTCTTTGGtaattttatgtacattttttgaattttatgaaatttacaTTACTTTGTATTTAAGAGTGGAAGCGACTTCAATTTTGAGTTAGAACGTATTGAGGCTATAAAAGGTGAAGAAGAAACTCTAATTGATTATTCCGGCGTTCGCCTTAGTAGGCCTGGGCGTGGTGAAAGTTATGTCGCAAATGGCTTCAATATTATAAGTGAAGACTTAGGTGAAGATATCATGGtatgaatattttgacagttgtcaaacTAAAATTTCAAGCATTTTACTTCATCCACAGCATGAGATTAAAACAACTTACAGTGCATCTGGAACTAGTCAATTCCGTGTACATCCGTACACAGTACAGAAATCGACAGCttgtgaatttttcaaaacattttacagAGAGTACGGTCAACCGTGGATTGCAGGACATACAGATTTCCCTATTATTCCGGAGGAGGGAATCTGTCCAATACCAAAAGtaagactttaatttttttcatgggaaaattatgatttattattattttacatttatttatagggaaaatattatgtaaagGATTTATTGTTTGACTCAGATAAAATTCCAAGTCATGCTCCCAGAGGATGGTGGAAGTTTGAGCAAATATTTGAAAGGAATGGTAAATGCGTCGGTGGTCTGGCAATGTATGGTAGGATAACCGATAAACTTTGATTTTCTTTGtcacatttgaaaaaatcaatgtaTCTCGGTTATTATACAATATGatattttaagctttcatttttaacttcaaatgacacaataaaaattatatgttatcataatctaataatataattaaaaacctTGTTATAGTCATTTAAATTGCAATAGCAATGCACCTTTCCATAGAGGAATCTGATTAGTAATGGTTTGGGTTATTCGAgtatgttaaaacaaaaacagttctAATAAAAtctgtacatatatgtacagtGTGTCTAAAGTTTGTTTTACAATAAAGTAAtacagtattttatttaatagagTTTTTTAAGTTTCCCTTAATATTTGTATGGATGAGTAACTCTGAAAATTTCTgagacacattttttaattgagtcAAGACGGTAATAAAGACTTTCGTGAGTAAGGTGACAAGAGCaagcttttatttcaaatactttacaattaaaagtttgttggaTAAAGATTTTCATTTATCCATATCAGCAAAAGATTTAGTTGAAAGTTGTGCCGTAAGATAAGGCCAAGTGAAAGAAgaccaaattattttgaaggtgattccaaattttgaaaaatggtctTATTTCACGGCACCATTCAGGGTGATTAAATAAAACACTTCCTCACAGCACTGTAGCGAGAATTTTCTATTTCATAATTTATCACATCATTTCGCAACAATATGAACTAAAAAACGGTTATCATAGGGTAATTAATATAGCCACGTTTTTGTGAATGATTTAAAAGAACGATAACTTTTTTCAGGACTTAATGATTGTATTAAAGTTACAAAACGCCAGTTATAAAAGTGGTAAGATGCTCTTATAATTTCATTAATTACGTTTGAAACAGATGCCTGTACCATGCACGCGTTaggaacaattat
This window of the Eupeodes corollae chromosome 3, idEupCoro1.1, whole genome shotgun sequence genome carries:
- the LOC129951709 gene encoding uncharacterized protein LOC129951709, whose product is MQTFKILILLLGIFGSSLSGSDFNFELERIEAIKGEEETLIDYSGVRLSRPGRGESYVANGFNIISEDLGEDIMHEIKTTYSASGTSQFRVHPYTVQKSTACEFFKTFYREYGQPWIAGHTDFPIIPEEGICPIPKGKYYVKDLLFDSDKIPSHAPRGWWKFEQIFERNGKCVGGLAMYGRITDKL